The Deinococcus ruber region CGGTGCTCTACGCCACCGCCTTTATCGCCTTTCGCCATCATCATGCCTTCCGGGTGTGCATGTTGATTTTTGGGGCTTCGGTGGCGATCTCGGGATACGAACTTCTGGTGCTGCAAGACAGAGGCGTGCTCAGCAGCCGGATGGTGGGCAGCGTCGCACAGTTTCTGATCTCGTCGGGCCTGCTCGCTCTGGCGCAGTACGCGGTGGGGCGACTGCGGCACCAGCTGGATCAGGTGAAGGTGGCGGCGTACCTCGACGTGCTGACCGGGTTGCCCAACCGCCGCTACGCCCAGCAGCTGCTCGAACGCAGCATGGCGCAGCACCGCCCCTTCGCGCTGGTGATGCTCGACCTCGACCACTTCAAGGCCGTCAACGACACCTTCGGGCATCAGGCGGGCGATCTGGTGTTGCGCGAGACCAGCCGCATCATCAGCCGCCACCTGAGCGGGTCGCAGCAGATGGTGCGCTGGGGCGGCGAGGAGTTCGTGCTGATTCTGCCGGGGCTGAAGAAACACGAGGGCAAGGCGCTGGCCGAGACGGCGCGGGCCGACCTGAACGCGCATGTGTTCGACGAGGTGGGGCGGATCTCCGCGAGCTTCGGGGTGGCGGAGTATCTGGCGGGCGAGCGGCTGGACACGCTGATGGCCCGTGCCGACGCCGCGCTGTACGCGGCCAAACGGCAGGGGCGCAACGGCGTGCGCGTGGCGATGGACGATGGCCGCCTCACCCGCATGGACCTCGTTCCCCCCGAACTGACCGAGCGCGACCCCTACGAAGCCGAACTGGATGAGGTGCTGGCCCAAAGCGAAGCGGTGCTGGCCGGGAGCAGGAGTCAGACCGGGTGATGCGGCCCGGCGTCCAATGACGGTCCTCTCCGGCGTAGCTGAAAGAGGGCCGTTTTCTGAAGGAACGATGTTCTGAAGGAGCGTTGTGTTTTGTGAGATCCTGCGACCAAACCACTGATGGGCGCGGCATACTGAGCACGTGAAGCTGCATGTCCTGGGCGGACTGTCGTTCAGTGGGCCAGAAGCGCAGACGCTGGCGATTCAACTGAACGCCTGGGTTTGCGCGGTGCTGGCGGTATCGTCGGGCCGGATGGACCGTGAGCGTCTGGCCGAGCTGTTATGGCCCGGTGTCGGCCCTGCGGCGGCGCGAAGTGCCCTGCGCCAGCGCCTGCACCGCCTGAAGCAGACGCCGCTGCTGGGCAGCCTGCATCTGGGTGAACACACCCTGGCCTGGACGGGCGATTCTGACGTGGCAGCGTTCCGGGCTGCCTGTGCTGCCGGAGACAGCGAGGCGGCGCTGTCGCATTACAGCGGTCTGCTGCTGCTGGGTGTACCCTTTCCGCCGCATCAGGATTTCAGTGAGTGGCTGGAAGTCGAGCGGGCGCAGCTTCATGCCGAGTATCTGCGGATGCTGTGGCAGGCGGTGCGCGAGCGCGAGGAACGCGGCGATCTGGGCGGCGCGGTGTTGCTGCTGCGGCGAGCGGTTCAGCTCAGCTCGGCGTCGGACAGCCACACTGCCGATACCCAGGCTCCCGAGATTCTCTCGGAGCTGCTGACGCGGCTGCTGCGGCTGAACGAACGCGCCGAGGCCCGGCTGCTGCTCAGCCACTTCGAAACTCGGCTGCGTCAGGAACTGGGTGCGCCGCTTCCTCCTGCTCTGGAGGCCATCGCGGTGCAGCTTCAGGCAGTGCAGGCCCACGGAACAGACCGGATCGCCGACGCCCGCCGCCTGCCCGCCTACCTCACGACCTTCGTGGGTCGCCGCCACGAGCTGTATACGGCACTGAATCTGCTGACGTCGCCTGATCCGGCTCGCCGCTGGCTGACGCTGAGCGGGCCGGGCGGAATCGGCAAGACGCGGCTGGCAACCGAGGTCGCGCAGCGCTACGCGGCCCAGACCGGGGAGGAGGTGCTGTTCACGGCCCTGGCTCCCCTGAGCAGCGAGCGGCAGGTGGTCGAGGCGCTGCTGATGGGCCTGGACGAACCGCTGGAAGCGGCTGCCCCCCCGCAGGAACGTCTGCTGCGTGCCCTGGCCGGAAAACGCCTGCTGCTGGTGCTCGACAATTTTGAGCATCTGATGGACGCTGCTCAGCTCGTGCCGACGATTCTGACGGCGTGTCCACAGGTGCGGATTCTCATCACGTCGCGCGAACGGCTGGATTATCAGGCGGAGAGCGTGTTGCGGCTGGGCGGCCTGGACGACGAACACGGCGATGAGATCCGCGATCCGGCAGACGCACATGCCCGCTCGGCGCGGCTGTTTATCGAGCGGGCCAGCCGCGCCGACGCCTCGTTCGATGCGTCTCGCTGGCAGGCAGCTGTCAGGCGGATTGCCCACCGCTGTGCCGGGCTGCCGCTGGCGCTGGAACTGGCGGCGACGTGGGTGGGCGAGACGTCGCCCGATCAGCTCTCAAGGCAACTCGATGTGACCTGGGACGTGCTGCACACCACGCTGCGCGATCTGCCGGAGCGTCACCGTTCGCTGCGGGCGGTGTTCGAGTATTCCTGGAATGCCCTCCCAGAGAAGCTTCAGCAGTGCTATGCGAATCTGGCGGTGCTGCGTTCGCCGTTCGGAGCGCAGGCGGCGGCACAGGTGGCCGATGTCAGCGAGGCCGATCTGAATCTGCTGGAACGCCGCTCGCTGCTGACGAATTCGGCGGGGCTGTACGGCTGGCACGAGAATCTGCGTGAGTACGCCCTGGAACAACTGGGTGAGCGGCTGGTCAGCCTTCAGAATCGCCATCTGTGGTACTTCGTGCAGCTGGCCGAGGAAGCCGCGCCCCGGCTGCGTGGGCTGGCGCAGGTGCAGACGCTGGAATCGCTGGCCGCCCACCTTCCCGACCTCCGCAGCGCTCTCGACCACGCTTTCCTGACGCGCCAGACCGAAGCGGGTCTGCGGCTGGCCGGAGCGCTGCACTGGTTCTGGTACGTGCGCGGTTACCACGAGCAGGGGCTGGAGGCGCTGAATACCGCGCTGGCACTGGCCGACAACAGGTCCACCACCGCCACGCCCGCCTACGCACTGGCACTGCGGGCGGCGGGCAGTCTGTCGGTCGAGCGGGGTCAGATAGAGCAGGCGTTACAGCACTATGAGGCGTCTCTGACGGCATATCAGGCGCTGGGTGACGTGGCTGGACAGGCACAGGTATGGCACGGGCGAGGTGTCCTTCAGCGCGACCAGGGGCAGTATTCGCAGGCCCGCACTGCCTTCGACACGGCGCTGCTGCTGTGGGAGCGCTGTGGAGACCGGCACGGCTACGCCACCACCCTGAACGATCTGGGCATTCTGATGGCGTATCAGGAGGACGACGCGGCGGCCCGCACCTTCTTCCAGGGCAGTCTGGAACTGAAGCGCGAGGTGGGCGACGTGCAGGGAGTGGCCTACGCGCTGAACAATCTGTCGTCTGTCACCGACGACCTGAAGGAGCGGCTGCGCCTCGACCGCGAGAGTCTGCGGATCAAGCAGGAGCTGGGCGACGTGCAGGGCTGTGCAGTCGGGCATACCAACTGCGGCGGAACCGCGCTGCAACTGGGGCGACCTGCCGACGCGGCCCAGCACTTCATTCAGGCACTCGGTCTGATCCGGCACCTGGGCAAACTCAGCACATTGCCCGCCATCCTGCTGGAGGTATCGAAGCTGGCCCAGCAGCAGCAGCGTCCTGACGTGGTTCGGACGCTGACGGAAGCCGCGCTGCGTTCCGATGGACAGGCGGGCGTGCGGGTGCGGCCTCATCAGCGCACGGGCCTGGAACGACTGAGCGTGTGGGCTGTCGACAGCCTTTCGGAAAAGGGTCAGAAGAACGTGTCGCTGCACGCAGCCCACACGCTGCCCGAAGCGACGGAAGCCGCGCTGATGTTTCTGAACGGAAACGCTGACTGGCTGACCGAGACTCAGGGAAAGGCGCTCCGGACGAGTCCCTGAAGCACGCCTCTCAGCCGGGAGCGCCTTCCCCTGATCCCTGACCCCTGATCGGCTAAAACAACGCGATCACCTACGTTTTCTGAAGGCCAGGCAAAAGAGGCGGGCAGTCATCGGCTGTGTCGTTCTGCCAATGCCTGCCCCTCATCTGACTATGCTTCTACGTCGTCCGGGTTCTTTTTTGCGGCTCAGCGGCCCGGCGTGTTGCTGCCCAGCAGGGCAACCAGGCGGTTGATCTGCGCGGCCTGGGCACTTTCGAGGGTTGCCAGCGCTTCTTTTTGAAGGGTGCGCCACGCCTCCAGCGAGCGTTCGCGGGTGTGCATCACCGCTGCATTGATGGTGAAGTGCAGGCTGGGCGACTGCTTGAGCACCGCGCCGATGCTCTCGCTGCGGGCGCTCAGCACCGCGCCCAGAATCCCGCGCTCTTCCGCCCGGCGCTGAAGTTCACGGCGCAGCGCCCGGTCTTTGATGCGTTCCACCACTTCCCAGGCGGCGTCCTGTACCAGATTGCGGCCATCGACAGCGCGGAAGACCTCGACCCACAGATCCTCGCCCTGACGCCCTGTTCGTATCGAGATGCCGCCAGTGTGAGCCGCCCAGTGCGACTCGAAATCGCGTCCGTCTTCGACCAGCACGCGTACCTGCCGGGTGCCGCCTTCCAGCTTGACACGGTGGCCTTCGGGCAGCACGGCCCACGCGCTGCGTCCGTCCTCGTCCTGCGCCTGCATGGTGGCGTAGGTAGC contains the following coding sequences:
- a CDS encoding ATP-binding protein, producing MKLHVLGGLSFSGPEAQTLAIQLNAWVCAVLAVSSGRMDRERLAELLWPGVGPAAARSALRQRLHRLKQTPLLGSLHLGEHTLAWTGDSDVAAFRAACAAGDSEAALSHYSGLLLLGVPFPPHQDFSEWLEVERAQLHAEYLRMLWQAVREREERGDLGGAVLLLRRAVQLSSASDSHTADTQAPEILSELLTRLLRLNERAEARLLLSHFETRLRQELGAPLPPALEAIAVQLQAVQAHGTDRIADARRLPAYLTTFVGRRHELYTALNLLTSPDPARRWLTLSGPGGIGKTRLATEVAQRYAAQTGEEVLFTALAPLSSERQVVEALLMGLDEPLEAAAPPQERLLRALAGKRLLLVLDNFEHLMDAAQLVPTILTACPQVRILITSRERLDYQAESVLRLGGLDDEHGDEIRDPADAHARSARLFIERASRADASFDASRWQAAVRRIAHRCAGLPLALELAATWVGETSPDQLSRQLDVTWDVLHTTLRDLPERHRSLRAVFEYSWNALPEKLQQCYANLAVLRSPFGAQAAAQVADVSEADLNLLERRSLLTNSAGLYGWHENLREYALEQLGERLVSLQNRHLWYFVQLAEEAAPRLRGLAQVQTLESLAAHLPDLRSALDHAFLTRQTEAGLRLAGALHWFWYVRGYHEQGLEALNTALALADNRSTTATPAYALALRAAGSLSVERGQIEQALQHYEASLTAYQALGDVAGQAQVWHGRGVLQRDQGQYSQARTAFDTALLLWERCGDRHGYATTLNDLGILMAYQEDDAAARTFFQGSLELKREVGDVQGVAYALNNLSSVTDDLKERLRLDRESLRIKQELGDVQGCAVGHTNCGGTALQLGRPADAAQHFIQALGLIRHLGKLSTLPAILLEVSKLAQQQQRPDVVRTLTEAALRSDGQAGVRVRPHQRTGLERLSVWAVDSLSEKGQKNVSLHAAHTLPEATEAALMFLNGNADWLTETQGKALRTSP
- a CDS encoding DNA repair protein; the protein is MSATPSAKPKAASTVRDTAPKEAATAKSPVESSSATSAPDGRPALQALLRTALPDLVLEGQGLTGLSAALTQAHEAWGLGLRHVVHEVRQEDGGALALYADGARVGGVQDSPEQLAATYATMQAQDEDGRSAWAVLPEGHRVKLEGGTRQVRVLVEDGRDFESHWAAHTGGISIRTGRQGEDLWVEVFRAVDGRNLVQDAAWEVVERIKDRALRRELQRRAEERGILGAVLSARSESIGAVLKQSPSLHFTINAAVMHTRERSLEAWRTLQKEALATLESAQAAQINRLVALLGSNTPGR
- a CDS encoding GGDEF domain-containing protein; its protein translation is MVQGKSNAGSFRRTTTDDDLAFSDVPLTQAWTSVKRTTFLIIGPLGSVACALALLVQWHSMDGLDRYALPGLSAVLLVLTLLVAVRRIEVSLATLTSFLATTTYFLLALGHQFAWFVPKYQMLSENTYWFSVLYATAFIAFRHHHAFRVCMLIFGASVAISGYELLVLQDRGVLSSRMVGSVAQFLISSGLLALAQYAVGRLRHQLDQVKVAAYLDVLTGLPNRRYAQQLLERSMAQHRPFALVMLDLDHFKAVNDTFGHQAGDLVLRETSRIISRHLSGSQQMVRWGGEEFVLILPGLKKHEGKALAETARADLNAHVFDEVGRISASFGVAEYLAGERLDTLMARADAALYAAKRQGRNGVRVAMDDGRLTRMDLVPPELTERDPYEAELDEVLAQSEAVLAGSRSQTG